One genomic segment of Elusimicrobiota bacterium includes these proteins:
- the btuD_4 gene encoding Vitamin B12 import ATP-binding protein BtuD: protein MRTMKKHSTPPGDAEPSSHRKGSTPHGTIESPPIAVDIKDMSKKYGSFEALKNINLQVAMGKVCCLLGPNGSGKTTLLKILAGLLDPTTGSLNIHGIDRMADPRSARADIGWMPAEERSGLYGRITGRENLNFFGTLHGLTAEELNRTIGNISFQIGIDDELDKNVQRVSSGTKQKIGLARALLHNPPILLLDEPIRNLDPETTVRFRRLLKDHLTRIQKKTVLLSTHLLEEARRVADMIVIIRKGEIVKVIEGLDLENELKAATLEEIYLKTVGKNVS, encoded by the coding sequence ATGCGGACCATGAAAAAGCATTCCACTCCTCCAGGGGACGCAGAACCTTCGTCTCACCGCAAAGGTTCAACACCCCATGGCACAATTGAATCACCCCCCATTGCCGTCGACATCAAAGACATGTCCAAAAAATATGGCTCTTTCGAGGCCCTCAAAAACATTAATCTTCAGGTCGCGATGGGAAAAGTGTGCTGTTTGCTTGGCCCCAATGGATCTGGGAAAACAACTCTCTTGAAAATTCTTGCGGGCCTTTTGGATCCCACGACCGGATCACTTAACATTCACGGCATCGACAGAATGGCCGACCCTCGCAGCGCCCGAGCCGATATTGGATGGATGCCGGCAGAAGAAAGAAGCGGACTGTATGGGCGCATCACAGGCCGAGAAAACTTAAATTTTTTTGGCACCCTTCATGGCCTCACAGCGGAGGAATTAAACCGAACCATCGGAAACATCTCGTTTCAGATTGGAATTGATGACGAATTGGATAAAAACGTTCAACGTGTTTCATCTGGAACCAAACAAAAAATTGGCCTCGCGCGAGCCTTGTTGCACAACCCCCCCATTCTTCTTTTGGACGAACCGATCCGGAATTTGGACCCAGAAACCACGGTTCGGTTTCGGCGTCTCCTCAAAGATCATTTGACCCGCATTCAAAAGAAAACAGTGTTGCTCTCCACGCATTTACTGGAGGAAGCCCGTCGCGTGGCCGATATGATCGTCATTATCCGAAAAGGCGAAATTGTCAAAGTCATCGAAGGCCTCGACCTGGAGAATGAACTCAAGGCGGCCACCTTGGAAGAAATCTATTTAAAGACTGTGGGGAAAAACGTCTCATGA
- the rfbB gene encoding dTDP-glucose 4,6-dehydratase: MRRKYFWEGAVLNINNLKGKRVVVTGGAGFLGSHLCQKLLSLEARVVCVDNFITGNKDNIASFFKHANFEFIKHDVTNDFYLSGPLYAILHFASPASPIDYLEFPIQTLKVGALGTHKMLGLAKEKKARFLLASTSEVYGDPLIHPQPESYWGNVNPVGPRGVYDEAKRFAEALVMAYHRVHKIPTRIVRIFNTYGPRMRPKDGRAIPAFISQALKNKPVTIFGDGRQTRSFCYIDDQIEGIVRLLLSDYASPVNIGNPKEMTIEECARLVIRLCHSKSKLVRRPLPIDDPKVRQPDISTARKILNWKPKVTPMEGLKATIQWFRTC; this comes from the coding sequence ATGCGCCGCAAGTATTTTTGGGAGGGCGCGGTCTTGAACATCAATAATTTGAAGGGCAAACGGGTGGTGGTAACGGGCGGAGCTGGATTTTTGGGAAGCCACTTGTGCCAAAAACTTTTAAGTCTTGAGGCCCGAGTTGTTTGCGTCGACAATTTCATCACGGGCAACAAAGACAACATCGCATCCTTTTTCAAACATGCGAATTTTGAATTCATCAAACACGACGTGACGAATGATTTTTATCTCTCCGGTCCGCTCTATGCCATTTTGCATTTCGCTAGTCCCGCCAGTCCGATCGACTATCTGGAGTTTCCCATCCAGACCCTCAAAGTGGGCGCGCTTGGAACCCATAAAATGCTTGGGTTGGCGAAAGAAAAAAAAGCACGGTTTTTGTTGGCATCGACCTCGGAAGTGTATGGGGATCCACTGATTCACCCGCAGCCGGAGAGCTATTGGGGCAATGTCAACCCGGTGGGGCCGCGAGGCGTGTACGACGAAGCCAAGCGTTTCGCTGAAGCCCTGGTGATGGCCTATCACCGCGTCCACAAAATCCCCACCCGTATTGTGAGAATATTTAATACCTACGGACCCCGCATGCGACCCAAGGATGGGCGCGCCATTCCAGCGTTTATCAGTCAGGCGCTTAAAAATAAACCGGTCACCATTTTCGGAGATGGCCGCCAAACCCGGTCCTTTTGTTACATCGATGATCAAATTGAAGGTATTGTGAGATTGTTGTTGTCAGATTATGCTTCTCCTGTGAACATCGGAAACCCGAAAGAAATGACCATTGAGGAATGTGCCCGGCTTGTTATTCGTTTATGCCACAGCAAAAGTAAATTGGTCCGTCGCCCTCTTCCCATCGATGACCCCAAAGTTCGCCAACCGGATATTTCGACGGCGCGTAAAATCTTAAATTGGAAACCGAAAGTTACGCCAATGGAGGGATTAAAGGCCACCATCCAATGGTTCCGAACATGTTGA